Proteins encoded together in one Oncorhynchus mykiss isolate Arlee chromosome 7, USDA_OmykA_1.1, whole genome shotgun sequence window:
- the thoc7 gene encoding THO complex subunit 7 homolog isoform X2, translating to MFYKDEVIRKRLLIDGDGAGDDRRINVLLKSFTKWCNSTGSPEEGFTQYQRMLGTLAQCEFSMGKTLLVYDMNLREMENYEKIYTDIEQNITSAHDKISECKKEIQRAKRIRKNRQEYDALAKVIQQHPDRHETLKQLEALDKELQQLSHIKENVEDKLELRKKQFHVLLSTIQELQQTLENDEKSENDDAQESSMENGE from the exons ATGTTTTATAAAG ACGAAGTTATTCGAAAACGTCTTCTCATTGATGGAGACGGAGCTGGAGACGACAGACGTATCAATGTTCTGTTGAAGAGCTTCACCAAATGGTGCAATTCAACTGGGTCTCCTGAAGAAGG ATTCACACAGTACCAGAGGATGTTGGGTACATTGGCACAATGTGAATTCTCAATGGGGAAGACCTTGTTGGTGTATGACATGAACCTCCGGGAAATGGAAAACTATGAGAAAATATACACTGACATTG AACAAAACATCACATCAGCACATGATAAAATATCAGAATGCAAAAAGGAGATCCAGAGGGCAAAGAGAATACGAAAGAATCGTCAAG AGTATGATGCACTGGCAAAGGTCATCCAGCAACATCCAGATCGCCATGAAACACTGAA GCAGTTGGAGGCACTTGACAAAGAGCTCCAGCAGTTGTCTCACATCAAAGAGAATGTGGAAGATAAG CTGGAGTTGAGGAAGAAACAGTTCCATGTGCTCCTCAGTACCATCCAGGAACTACAGCAGACACTGGAGA ATGATGAGAAGTCAGAGAATGATGACGCTCAGGAAAGCTCCATGGAGAATGGAGAATGA
- the thoc7 gene encoding THO complex subunit 7 homolog isoform X1: MGAVTDDEVIRKRLLIDGDGAGDDRRINVLLKSFTKWCNSTGSPEEGFTQYQRMLGTLAQCEFSMGKTLLVYDMNLREMENYEKIYTDIEQNITSAHDKISECKKEIQRAKRIRKNRQEYDALAKVIQQHPDRHETLKQLEALDKELQQLSHIKENVEDKLELRKKQFHVLLSTIQELQQTLENDEKSENDDAQESSMENGE; this comes from the exons ATGGGTGCAGTAACTGATG ACGAAGTTATTCGAAAACGTCTTCTCATTGATGGAGACGGAGCTGGAGACGACAGACGTATCAATGTTCTGTTGAAGAGCTTCACCAAATGGTGCAATTCAACTGGGTCTCCTGAAGAAGG ATTCACACAGTACCAGAGGATGTTGGGTACATTGGCACAATGTGAATTCTCAATGGGGAAGACCTTGTTGGTGTATGACATGAACCTCCGGGAAATGGAAAACTATGAGAAAATATACACTGACATTG AACAAAACATCACATCAGCACATGATAAAATATCAGAATGCAAAAAGGAGATCCAGAGGGCAAAGAGAATACGAAAGAATCGTCAAG AGTATGATGCACTGGCAAAGGTCATCCAGCAACATCCAGATCGCCATGAAACACTGAA GCAGTTGGAGGCACTTGACAAAGAGCTCCAGCAGTTGTCTCACATCAAAGAGAATGTGGAAGATAAG CTGGAGTTGAGGAAGAAACAGTTCCATGTGCTCCTCAGTACCATCCAGGAACTACAGCAGACACTGGAGA ATGATGAGAAGTCAGAGAATGATGACGCTCAGGAAAGCTCCATGGAGAATGGAGAATGA
- the thoc7 gene encoding THO complex subunit 7 homolog isoform X3, whose translation MLGTLAQCEFSMGKTLLVYDMNLREMENYEKIYTDIEQNITSAHDKISECKKEIQRAKRIRKNRQEYDALAKVIQQHPDRHETLKQLEALDKELQQLSHIKENVEDKLELRKKQFHVLLSTIQELQQTLENDEKSENDDAQESSMENGE comes from the exons ATGTTGGGTACATTGGCACAATGTGAATTCTCAATGGGGAAGACCTTGTTGGTGTATGACATGAACCTCCGGGAAATGGAAAACTATGAGAAAATATACACTGACATTG AACAAAACATCACATCAGCACATGATAAAATATCAGAATGCAAAAAGGAGATCCAGAGGGCAAAGAGAATACGAAAGAATCGTCAAG AGTATGATGCACTGGCAAAGGTCATCCAGCAACATCCAGATCGCCATGAAACACTGAA GCAGTTGGAGGCACTTGACAAAGAGCTCCAGCAGTTGTCTCACATCAAAGAGAATGTGGAAGATAAG CTGGAGTTGAGGAAGAAACAGTTCCATGTGCTCCTCAGTACCATCCAGGAACTACAGCAGACACTGGAGA ATGATGAGAAGTCAGAGAATGATGACGCTCAGGAAAGCTCCATGGAGAATGGAGAATGA